In one Salipiger abyssi genomic region, the following are encoded:
- the cobS gene encoding cobaltochelatase subunit CobS yields the protein MSSEIDVNAKPTEEIAVREVFGIDTDMVVHGFPDRTDRVPDLDSTYKFDPDTTLAILAGFRNNRRVMIQGYHGTGKSTHIEQVAARLNWPCVRVNLDSHISRIDLIGKDAIKLVDGKQTTQFQEGILPWALRNPTAIVFDEYDAGRADVMFVIQRVLETDGKLTLLDQNQVLTPHKYFRIFATANTVGLGDTTGLYHGTQQINQGQMDRWSLVATLNYLSIDAEVNIVLSKAPHYNNEKGRKTIRQMVTVADFTRRAFMNGELSTVMSPRTVIAWATNSEIFRNVGYAFRVSFLNKCDELERQTVAEFYQRCFDEELPESAASLSLV from the coding sequence ATGAGCAGCGAGATCGACGTCAATGCGAAACCGACCGAAGAGATCGCGGTCCGCGAAGTCTTCGGCATCGACACCGACATGGTCGTACATGGCTTTCCCGACCGCACCGACCGGGTGCCGGATCTCGACAGCACCTACAAGTTCGACCCCGACACCACGCTGGCCATCCTCGCGGGCTTTCGCAACAACCGCCGGGTGATGATCCAGGGCTATCACGGCACCGGGAAATCCACCCATATCGAACAGGTCGCCGCGCGGCTCAACTGGCCCTGCGTGCGGGTCAACCTCGACAGCCACATCTCCCGGATCGACCTGATCGGCAAGGACGCGATCAAGCTGGTGGACGGCAAGCAGACCACCCAGTTCCAGGAAGGCATCCTGCCCTGGGCGCTGCGCAACCCCACCGCCATCGTCTTCGACGAATACGATGCCGGCCGCGCCGACGTGATGTTCGTGATCCAGCGGGTGCTGGAAACCGACGGCAAGCTCACCCTGCTCGATCAGAACCAGGTGCTGACGCCGCACAAGTATTTCCGCATCTTCGCCACCGCCAACACCGTCGGCCTCGGTGACACGACGGGCCTCTATCACGGCACCCAGCAGATCAACCAGGGTCAGATGGACCGCTGGTCGCTGGTGGCGACGCTGAACTATCTCAGCATCGACGCCGAGGTGAATATCGTGCTGTCCAAGGCGCCGCATTACAACAACGAGAAAGGCCGCAAGACCATCCGCCAGATGGTCACCGTGGCCGATTTCACCCGCCGCGCCTTCATGAACGGCGAGCTCTCGACGGTGATGTCGCCGCGGACGGTGATCGCCTGGGCGACCAATTCCGAGATCTTCCGCAATGTCGGCTACGCCTTCCGCGTCTCCTTCCTCAACAAATGCGACGAGCTCGAGCGCCAGACCGTGGCCGAGTTCTATCAGCGCTGCTTTGACGAAGAGCTGCCGGAAAGCGCGGCGAGCCTGAGCCTCGTCTGA
- a CDS encoding ABC transporter permease, protein MLTYATRRLVLSIPTLLFISFVIFMLLQLAPGDPMAQVPLTVPPEVKEKMRQALGLGEPPLVQYWKWLVQVFWTEPKIFIDWLTRDSFLLGWLPDTALYQDELRVISWQTRSPVMDIVLQRIPQTLWVVGMSYIVGVLIALPIGIYSAYRQYSVFDQAGTFITMVGFSIPPFFTGPLLIVIFSVYLGWFPSIYDTTHVVNDWESFKYQLSQMIMPVMVLALQTTAQLSRYMRASMLDNLNQDYVRTARAKGLSEAVVVMVHVLRNSMIPVVTVIALGVPAIFGGAIITENVFKVNGIGQLLITALFANDLPMVMTLTFIFAFLIVLFNLIADILYGLLDPRIRYD, encoded by the coding sequence ATGCTGACCTATGCAACCCGACGACTGGTCCTGTCGATCCCGACGCTTCTGTTCATCAGTTTCGTGATCTTCATGCTCCTCCAGCTCGCCCCCGGCGATCCCATGGCGCAGGTGCCGCTCACCGTGCCGCCGGAGGTGAAGGAGAAGATGCGCCAGGCGCTCGGCCTCGGCGAGCCGCCGCTGGTACAATACTGGAAATGGCTGGTTCAGGTGTTCTGGACCGAGCCCAAGATCTTCATCGACTGGCTGACCCGCGACAGCTTCCTCCTGGGCTGGCTGCCCGATACCGCGCTCTATCAGGACGAGCTGCGGGTGATCTCCTGGCAGACCCGCTCGCCGGTGATGGATATCGTGCTGCAACGCATTCCGCAGACGCTCTGGGTCGTCGGCATGTCCTATATCGTCGGCGTGCTGATCGCGCTGCCCATCGGCATCTATTCCGCCTACCGGCAGTATTCCGTCTTCGATCAGGCGGGCACCTTCATCACCATGGTGGGCTTTTCGATCCCGCCCTTCTTTACCGGGCCGCTGCTCATCGTGATCTTTTCGGTCTATCTGGGCTGGTTCCCGTCGATCTACGACACCACCCATGTGGTCAATGACTGGGAGAGCTTCAAATATCAGCTGAGCCAGATGATCATGCCGGTGATGGTGCTGGCGCTGCAAACCACCGCGCAGCTCAGCCGTTATATGCGCGCCTCGATGCTCGACAATCTCAACCAGGATTACGTGCGCACCGCCCGGGCCAAGGGCCTCTCGGAGGCGGTGGTGGTCATGGTGCATGTGCTGCGCAACTCGATGATCCCGGTGGTCACCGTGATCGCGCTCGGCGTGCCGGCCATTTTCGGCGGCGCCATCATCACCGAGAACGTGTTCAAGGTGAACGGCATCGGCCAGCTTCTGATCACCGCGCTCTTTGCCAACGATCTGCCGATGGTGATGACGCTGACCTTCATCTTCGCCTTCCTGATCGTGCTCTTCAACCTGATCGCCGATATCCTCTACGGCCTTCTCGACCCGAGGATCCGCTATGACTGA
- a CDS encoding sigma-70 family RNA polymerase sigma factor has protein sequence MTTPQAEIEDLIARIAMGDRAAFRLLYDRTAAKLFGVCLRVLDDRALAEEALQDVYCKIWARAGQYRVNGFSPMTWLITLARNAAVDRRRRRDAGAGRVTDPIDAADLIADPAPGPAQHAEARGEAQALAACMSELPPERAEMVRRAYLDGDTYAELATATGVKLNTVRTWLRRSLMQLRECLSR, from the coding sequence GTGACCACCCCGCAAGCCGAGATCGAAGATCTGATCGCCCGCATCGCCATGGGCGACCGCGCCGCTTTTCGGCTGCTCTATGATCGGACGGCGGCGAAACTCTTTGGCGTCTGCCTGCGTGTCTTGGATGACAGGGCGCTGGCGGAGGAGGCGCTTCAGGACGTTTACTGCAAGATCTGGGCACGCGCCGGGCAGTACCGGGTGAACGGGTTTTCGCCGATGACCTGGCTGATCACGCTGGCGCGCAACGCCGCCGTCGACCGGCGCCGCCGGCGCGATGCCGGGGCAGGGCGGGTGACCGACCCGATCGACGCGGCGGATCTGATCGCCGATCCGGCGCCGGGCCCGGCACAGCATGCCGAGGCGCGCGGCGAAGCGCAGGCGCTGGCCGCCTGCATGTCCGAGCTGCCGCCGGAACGCGCCGAGATGGTGCGCCGCGCCTATCTCGACGGCGACACCTATGCCGAGCTTGCCACCGCCACCGGCGTCAAGCTGAACACCGTGAGAACCTGGCTGCGCCGCAGCCTGATGCAGTTGAGGGAGTGCCTGAGCCGATGA
- a CDS encoding anti-sigma factor codes for MSGREETDLPGGWEAAAAEYVLGLLSEDEAAAFEARLAQDRDLRQDVEAWEEYFATLTDPIAEVAPPPQVLRRTEAELFGRRSQPAWRQLLPYLLGAVTAAAIAWAVSFSGLLDTRDAPHLYADLETPSRGLVMLAHYAPDSGTFMVRRDAGAYPEDRSLEIWLIADEDSAPMSLGLVDREGLTEIPVPRAIARQIPGAAVAISEEPEGGSPTGQPTGPVLALGQMAPRG; via the coding sequence ATGAGCGGGCGAGAGGAAACAGATCTTCCGGGCGGCTGGGAAGCCGCGGCGGCGGAGTATGTCCTCGGGCTGCTGTCGGAGGACGAGGCCGCCGCCTTCGAGGCGCGGCTGGCACAGGACCGCGATCTGCGTCAGGACGTGGAGGCGTGGGAGGAATATTTCGCCACGCTCACCGATCCGATTGCCGAGGTCGCGCCGCCGCCGCAGGTGCTGCGACGCACCGAGGCAGAGCTCTTCGGACGCCGGTCGCAGCCGGCCTGGCGGCAGTTGCTGCCCTATCTGCTGGGCGCGGTCACCGCGGCGGCGATTGCCTGGGCGGTGAGCTTCAGCGGGCTGCTCGATACGCGCGACGCGCCGCATCTCTATGCGGATCTCGAAACGCCCTCGCGCGGGCTGGTGATGCTGGCGCATTATGCGCCCGACAGCGGCACGTTCATGGTGCGGCGCGATGCGGGCGCCTATCCGGAGGACCGCTCGCTGGAGATCTGGCTGATCGCGGATGAGGACAGCGCGCCGATGTCGCTGGGGCTGGTCGATCGCGAGGGGCTGACCGAGATCCCGGTGCCGCGCGCCATCGCCCGTCAGATCCCGGGCGCGGCGGTGGCGATCTCCGAAGAGCCCGAGGGCGGTTCGCCCACCGGTCAGCCGACCGGGCCGGTGTTGGCGCTCGGGCAGATGGCGCCGCGCGGATAA
- a CDS encoding ABC transporter permease, which yields MTEPVPSSPAPIEALKDKGPQAPPRSKWRDVWEQFRKHKGAMLGAFFLIFITLGVLFGPYIWTLDPQALDIRSKDMRPIYTALWDSTAKTGWNHPLGSDQLGRDNLAQLIAGGRASMAVGWAAMLLSLIIGTGMGVMAGFFKKLDGPLMRLTDLFLSLPILPLLLVAVTLFRQPLRANFGPEGGMFILIVTVVGITSWMPTARIVRGDILAIKEREFVLAARSIGTRPFQIIRRHLLPNVLSPIMVSATLGLATAIITESALSFLGVGFPSDFPTWGKMLADAVARMEDFPERVMLPGIAISLTVLGVNYLGDGLRDALDPRIRGR from the coding sequence ATGACTGAGCCCGTCCCCTCCTCGCCCGCCCCCATCGAAGCGCTCAAGGACAAGGGCCCGCAGGCGCCGCCGCGTTCGAAATGGCGCGACGTCTGGGAGCAGTTCCGCAAGCACAAGGGCGCCATGCTGGGCGCGTTCTTCCTGATCTTCATCACGCTCGGCGTGCTGTTCGGGCCGTATATCTGGACGCTGGATCCGCAGGCGCTGGACATCCGCTCCAAGGACATGCGGCCGATCTATACGGCGCTGTGGGATTCCACCGCCAAGACCGGCTGGAACCACCCGCTGGGCTCCGACCAGCTCGGCCGCGACAACCTCGCGCAGCTCATCGCCGGCGGCCGCGCCTCGATGGCGGTGGGCTGGGCGGCGATGCTGCTGTCGCTGATCATCGGCACCGGCATGGGGGTGATGGCAGGGTTCTTCAAAAAGCTCGACGGACCGCTGATGCGGCTCACCGACCTGTTCCTGTCGCTGCCGATCCTGCCGCTGCTGCTGGTGGCGGTGACGCTGTTCCGCCAGCCGCTGCGCGCCAATTTCGGCCCCGAGGGCGGCATGTTCATCCTCATCGTTACGGTGGTGGGGATCACCTCCTGGATGCCCACGGCGCGGATCGTGCGCGGCGACATCCTCGCGATCAAGGAGCGCGAATTCGTGCTGGCGGCGCGGTCCATCGGCACGCGGCCCTTCCAGATCATCAGGCGGCATCTGCTGCCCAATGTGCTGTCGCCGATCATGGTCTCGGCGACGCTGGGTCTGGCGACGGCGATCATCACCGAGTCGGCGCTGAGCTTTCTCGGCGTGGGGTTCCCGTCGGATTTCCCGACCTGGGGCAAGATGCTGGCCGACGCGGTGGCGCGGATGGAGGATTTCCCCGAGCGCGTCATGCTGCCGGGGATCGCGATCTCGCTGACGGTGCTGGGAGTGAACTATCTCGGCGACGGGCTGCGCGACGCGCTCGATCCGCGGATTCGCGGGCGGTAA